Within the Butyrivibrio sp. AE3004 genome, the region GGGAAAGAACTACTACACCAAGACAATTCAGTTTCAGGACATAAATTATCAGCTGGCTCAGCAGGAAGATCAGACTGAGATATTTGAAGAGTGGTGCAGTTTTCTCAATTTCTTTGACAGCTCAGTCCACTTTCAGCTCACATTCCTGAATCAGACTACAGATGCTGAGAAGTTTGAGAAAAAGATAGCTATCAGACACAGGAATGATGGCTATGACAGAGTTCGTGATGAGTACAGCTTTATGCTGTTTCACCAGATGCAGGCAGGTAATAACGGTCTTACCAAGACCAAGTATCTCACTTTCGGAATCTTTGCATCCGGTATGAAGGAGGCAAAGCCAAGACTTATCCACATCGAAATGGATCTTCTCAACAATTTCAAAAGACTTGGAGTAGCAGCAATAACCTTAAATGGAGTGGAGCGCCTTGAACTTATGCACGCTCAGTTCCATATGGGAGACGATGCCAAGTTCTTTTTTAACTGGGAAGACAGCATTAAAGCCGGTGCTTCTGTAAAAGATGCAATTGCTCCAAGCAGCTTCTATTTCAAGAACGGAAGACTCTTCAAGATGGGAGATACCTATGGCTGCATGAGTTTTTTGCAGATCACAGCATCAGACATTAGTGACAGGATGCTGGCAGACTTCCTGTCTATGGAATCAAGCCAGATAATCACGATGCATTTGCAGTCTGTAAATCAGAATGAAGCAATCAAGACCATCAAGCACACTATCACAGAGCTGGACAGGTCCAAGATTGAAGAACAGAAAAAGGCCGTTCGTTCCGGATATGATATGGACATAATTCCTTCAGATCTGGCCACTTACGGCAAAGATGCAAAGGCACTTCTGAAGGAACTGCAGTCACAGAATGAGAGAATGTTCATTATGACATTTCTCATCATGAATACCGGAGCTACCAAGCAGGAACTTGAGAATAATTTCTTCCAGGCAAACAGTATTGCGCAGAAGCATAACTGTAACCTGGTACGTCTTGATTTTCAGCAGGAACAGGGACTGATGAGTATGCTGCCACTGGCAAATAGTCTCATAGATATCAAGAGAGGAATGACAACTTCCTCGACTGCGATCTTTGTGCCATTTACTACACAGGAGCTCTTTCAGACTGGAAAAGAGTCTTTGTACTACGGCCTAAATGCACTTTCCAATAACCTTATCATGGTGGACAGAAAGCTGCTTAAGAATCCAAACGGACTGATCCTTGGTACTCCAGGTTCAGGTAAGTCTTTTGCAGCTAAAAGAGAAATCGCAAACGCCTTTTTGGTGACGGATGACGACATAATCATTTCGGATCCTGAGCGAGAGTACAGTCCACTGGTTGAGCATTTCGGAGGACAGGTAATAAAGATAAGTCCAACCTCAGATCAGTATATAAATCCCATGGATATCAACAATAATTACTCAGATGATGATAATCCGGTCATGCTAAAGGCCGACTTTATCCTTTCGCTGTGTGAACTTATTGTTGGTGGAAAAGAGGGACTTCTTCCAGTAGAAAAGACGGTAATCGACAGATGCATCCATCAGATCTATCAGAGATACTTTGAGAATCCCACGCCGGAGAATATGCCAATTTTAGAGGACCTGTATAACGAGCTATTAAAGCAGGACGAGGCAGAGGCCAAGCACGTTGCTACTGCTCTTGAAATCTATGTATCAGGTTCACTTAATGTTTTTAACCACAGGACCAATGTGAATATCACAAACAGAATCGTGTGCTATGACATCAAGGATCTTGGTAAACAACTCAAAAAGATTGGAATGCTTGTAATTCAGGATCAGGTCTGGGGAAGAGTTTCTTCCAACAGAGAAGATGGGAAATCCACCAGATACTACTTGGATGAAATGCATCTGCTCCTTAAAGAGGAGCAGACAGCTGCGTACACAGTTGAAATCTGGAAGAGATTCCGTAAGTGGGGAGGTATTCCCACAGGTATAACTCAGAACGTAAAAGATCTGTTGTCGTCCAAAGAAGTAGAGAATATCTTTGAAAACTCTGACTTCGTGTACATGCTAAATCAGGCGGTTGGCGACAGACAGATTCTTGCAAAACAGCTCAACATAAGCCCTCATCAGCTCTCTTATGTGACCCATAGCGGAGAAGGTGAAGGGCTTTTGTTTTATGGAAATGTCATCCTGCCTTTCGTAGACAGATTCCCTAAGGATCTTGAACTCTATTCCATCATGACCACGAAACCTCAGGAAATCCAGGAGGCAAAGGAGCAGGCCAATGAATGAAGACAGAACAAAGCAAAAGAAGTCCGCCACAAAAAACGCTGATAAACTCAAGAACAATTCCAAGGCATCGCAGTATGCAGCTTCCAAGTTCAGGACAGGGAAAAAGGATAACTCACTTACCCTGGAAGAAATGAAGGAGCTTGCAAGGATAAGAAAGCAGGGCAGGAAAGCAGCTCAAAAGGTCGCTGCGGAACAGGGATTAGTTAAGGTTATATCATCTGTCCATGATGCTGCGGAAGGGGAGTCAAAAAGCGGTGGTGAGGATCAGAATGTTGGTGCTCAGAGTCTGGAAGGAGCTGCATCTGCAACTTCTACGGCTTTGGTTTATGCGGAAAAGCTTCAGAAGTACAACTACAGCAAAAAGCAGACTGCCAAAAAGATTCTGCAGCATAAGGCGGAGGATAAAGCAGTTCAGAAATCTGATTCTAATCCTCAATCAAAGGCCAGGCAGAAAAGCCAGATAAAAAAGGAAATACAAAGAAAGAATCAGCAGCGAAGTGCCAAAGAAGCAGCAAATCAGGTTGGAGATATCAGCAAGAAGTTTGTGGATAAGGCAGAGGATCTTACTGGAAAACTTGCTGAGTTTATTGAAGAGCACTTTCAGGAGGTGGCAACAATCCTTATAGTGTTTGTGCTGATTCTTTTGGTGGCTTCAATGTTTTCTTCCTGCGGCGCTGCTTTTAACGGAACCTCACATGTGGGGATAACTACAAGCTATACCGCAGATGATGAGGATATCTATGCTGTAGAAGACGACTACAGAGAGATGGAAGAGGAGCTTCAGGATACGATTGATGACATAGAGCATGACTATCCGGATTACGATGACTATCAGTATAACCTGGATAATATCGCTCATAATCCGTATCAGCTGGCTGCTGTTCTGACAGTTATCTTTGAACAGTACAAAGAGGATGAAGTGCAGGACACCATCGAAGACATCTTTGAGCGCCAGTATGAGCTGACACTTACTCCTGTCACAGAAACAAGAGAGCGAGAAGTTACAGGTACCAGATGGGTAGATGACGACTCTCATCCAGATGGCGGTTACGAGGAAGAGTATACCTACACAGAGGAATATGAGTACAAGATTCTCAAGGTTAATCTTGTTAATCACACTCTTGACACTGTTATCCGAGAACTTGGACTTTCTTCTGATCAGCTGGCAAGATACGATGTTCTTCTTGAGACTTATGGCAACAAGAAATATCTTTTCGATGATGATATTTATTCCATTGTGGATCCTGGCAGATATGAAGATTATGACATTCCTCCTGAAGCCCTTACTGATACCCGTTTTGCCAACATGATCAGAGAAGCAGAAAGATATCTTGGCTATCCTTATGTCTGGGGAGGAAGCAAGCCATCAACCTCTTTTGACTGCTCAGGATTTGTCTGCTGGGTAATCAATCATTGCGGCAATGGATGGAATGTTGGAAGGACAACTGCAAACGGGCTTCTGGGGAGATGTACCAGAGTTCCTGTATCAGAGGCGAGGCCCGGAGATCTTATCTTTTTCAAAGGAACCTATGATGTTAAGGGAGCAAGTCATGTTGGCATTTATGTTGGAGATGGCATGATGCTTCACTGCGGAAATCCGATTCAGTACACATCGGTTAATACCAATTATTGGCGTAAACACTTTTATACATATGGCAGGATCAACGGCTGAGAAGGGAGAAAAATGTACGAGAGAATAGACAGACTTAGAGAAGATCTTGAACGTGCCAGGAAGCGAAGAGCTGAGGCTGAAGCAAGAGTGCGACTTTGTGAAAGTAAGCTGAAAGAGGCTGAGAACAATCAGATTATTGCAGAGGTCGCTAAGAGAAAGCTTCGTCCTGAACAGGTGGCACAGCTCCTTGCGCTTGCTACTGACGGGCAGCTTGAGGCTCTTTTATCGGGAAAGCCGGTAGAAGTTAGTGCCAAGGATTCAAGCGCAGATCTTTTGGAAAAAGAATCTTTGGAAGTGGATTTTGATTACGATGAAAGTGAGGAAAATGAAGACGATGAAAACTAAAATAAATAAGCTTTGCTTGAGGGCTGTGGCTGGAGCTGCAGCTCTTTTTGTTGGAATGACTCCTATACCCGTTTTTGCAAATGCACCTAAGTGCATATGTGAGGAAAGATGTACCGAGGATCATATCAATGAGGAATGCCCTGTTTGCAGTAAGGACTACAACGACTGTGAAGGAGCTGTTCCGGAGATTGTTCCTGAGGAGACTCCTGTTGAGGAATATGGTCCTCTTACGCCGGATGGCAACATGGAACTTGTGGACGATTACGGAACTCTAGAGTGTGGAGGCAAACAGTTCATCACTGTTGTGACTAAGAGCGGCCATTACTTCTACATCATTATCGACAGAGATGATGATGGTAATGAGAATGTTCACTTCCTGAACATGGTGGATGAGAGAGATCTTTTAACTCTGATGGAAGATGAAGAGGTAGAAGAGTATATGGCATCCATTTCAGAAAAAGAGCCTGAACCAGCTCCGGAACCGGAACCTGATCCAGAGCCAACACCTGAACCGGAGCCTGTGAAAAAAGATTACACATTACTTTTAGTAACGCTTCCGATCATGGGTATTGGAATAATCTTTGGATATTTTGCTCTTAAGAAAAAGAAACAGCAGCCAAAGGATGAACCTGATCCGGATGCTGACTATGTGGATGAAGAGGCTGATTATCTGAATCAGATTTCTGATGAAGAGGACGCTGGAGACGATGAGTAATCGTAAGATTTATGCAAAGTTCAGGCTTACTCCTGAAGAGTGGCAGATCATTCATGACAGGATGGAGAGTGTAGGCACTAAAAACCTTAGTGCCTACCTCAGAAGACTTGTGCTTACCGGCCATGTGATCGAAGTTGATATGTCAGATTTTAGGGAAATCAGAAGGCTGGTGAGTATTGAAAGTAACAACCTCAACCAATATGCCAGGAGGGCAAATGAAACAGGAAGTATCTACAAAGCGGATATCAAGGAACTTCAGAAGTCGCACGAAGAGCTGATTCGACTGCTGGGAGAACTGCTTCAGAGGTTCAACAACATCGAATAGCTGTAACGGGGTAAATGGAAATGGCAGCAACCAGGCTAATAGCAATGCATCAGAATGCCGGCAAATCTATCGGGCAGTGTCTGTCTGCCCGATTGGATTATGTCACGGATGAGGAGAAGACACGGAAAAGAAACGAGGATGAAGAGGAAGAGAAAAGTAAATATATAACTTCTTATGCCTGCAATGCGGCTATTGCAAAGGAAGAATTTATGGATTCCAGAAATGAATATGTCAGGATCACCGGCAGGCAGTATGAGGGCGATATCATCGCTTATCAGATCCGACAATCCTTCAAACCTGGAGAAGTTACGCCAGAGGAAGCTAATGCGATTGGCTACGAAACTGCCATGAGATTTACCCGAGGACAGCATCAGTTCGTGTGCTGCACTCATGTGGATAAAGAGCATATTCACAACCACATCGTATATAACTCGGTCAATCTTCACTGTGATAAGAAATTCAGAGATTCATGGTTCTGCGGAATTGGCTTAAGAACCCTTTCTGACATGATATGTCTTGAGCATGGACTATCAGTTATTGAGCCGTACAAACATAAAGGCAAGAAGCCTGTTTATCAAAAGAGCTATCGTCAGGTTATCAGAGATGTGATCGATAAGATTCTTGCAGAAAAGCCCAAAGACTTTGAATCCTTCATTTCAGAACTTAAGAAAGCGGGCTTTGAAATAAAGGAAGGAAAGCACCTGGCTATTAAAAGTCCTGGGCGAAAGAACTTCGTAAGATTCGATTCTCTTGGAAAAGACTATTCTGCTGAAGCACTCAAAGCTAAGTTCGAAGGTTCAGAGATTTCCAAAGATTCCAGAAAAGGAAAGCCCTTTGACTTGCTCATTGATATTCAGGAGAAAATCCGTCAGGGAAAAGGTAAAGGCTATATCAATTGGAGTCAGAAATTCAACAACAAGGCTATGATGAAGACTCTGCTATATCTCAATGATAAAGGAATCAGGAGTTACGCAGAA harbors:
- a CDS encoding VirB4-like conjugal transfer ATPase, CD1110 family: MIKLFQKGKKKSEVPDSAQKSIPFDRMFPDGICRVGKNYYTKTIQFQDINYQLAQQEDQTEIFEEWCSFLNFFDSSVHFQLTFLNQTTDAEKFEKKIAIRHRNDGYDRVRDEYSFMLFHQMQAGNNGLTKTKYLTFGIFASGMKEAKPRLIHIEMDLLNNFKRLGVAAITLNGVERLELMHAQFHMGDDAKFFFNWEDSIKAGASVKDAIAPSSFYFKNGRLFKMGDTYGCMSFLQITASDISDRMLADFLSMESSQIITMHLQSVNQNEAIKTIKHTITELDRSKIEEQKKAVRSGYDMDIIPSDLATYGKDAKALLKELQSQNERMFIMTFLIMNTGATKQELENNFFQANSIAQKHNCNLVRLDFQQEQGLMSMLPLANSLIDIKRGMTTSSTAIFVPFTTQELFQTGKESLYYGLNALSNNLIMVDRKLLKNPNGLILGTPGSGKSFAAKREIANAFLVTDDDIIISDPEREYSPLVEHFGGQVIKISPTSDQYINPMDINNNYSDDDNPVMLKADFILSLCELIVGGKEGLLPVEKTVIDRCIHQIYQRYFENPTPENMPILEDLYNELLKQDEAEAKHVATALEIYVSGSLNVFNHRTNVNITNRIVCYDIKDLGKQLKKIGMLVIQDQVWGRVSSNREDGKSTRYYLDEMHLLLKEEQTAAYTVEIWKRFRKWGGIPTGITQNVKDLLSSKEVENIFENSDFVYMLNQAVGDRQILAKQLNISPHQLSYVTHSGEGEGLLFYGNVILPFVDRFPKDLELYSIMTTKPQEIQEAKEQANE
- a CDS encoding relaxase/mobilization nuclease domain-containing protein, which codes for MAATRLIAMHQNAGKSIGQCLSARLDYVTDEEKTRKRNEDEEEEKSKYITSYACNAAIAKEEFMDSRNEYVRITGRQYEGDIIAYQIRQSFKPGEVTPEEANAIGYETAMRFTRGQHQFVCCTHVDKEHIHNHIVYNSVNLHCDKKFRDSWFCGIGLRTLSDMICLEHGLSVIEPYKHKGKKPVYQKSYRQVIRDVIDKILAEKPKDFESFISELKKAGFEIKEGKHLAIKSPGRKNFVRFDSLGKDYSAEALKAKFEGSEISKDSRKGKPFDLLIDIQEKIRQGKGKGYINWSQKFNNKAMMKTLLYLNDKGIRSYAELKDKADTSSASFKKITDNLKAVEGRIDKLSNLRKHILAFSKTKAVFEEYKKKRYSKAFFEAHREEITKYRAAKKAFNEYGQKLPTVKEINKEIDQLMHDKKALYKEYYLKRDDNKSLQEAKRNVEMFLQMDNKEADKQKQRTQPVR
- a CDS encoding DUF4315 family protein, which produces MYERIDRLREDLERARKRRAEAEARVRLCESKLKEAENNQIIAEVAKRKLRPEQVAQLLALATDGQLEALLSGKPVEVSAKDSSADLLEKESLEVDFDYDESEENEDDEN
- a CDS encoding plasmid mobilization protein, producing the protein MKRTLETMSNRKIYAKFRLTPEEWQIIHDRMESVGTKNLSAYLRRLVLTGHVIEVDMSDFREIRRLVSIESNNLNQYARRANETGSIYKADIKELQKSHEELIRLLGELLQRFNNIE
- a CDS encoding C40 family peptidase → MNEDRTKQKKSATKNADKLKNNSKASQYAASKFRTGKKDNSLTLEEMKELARIRKQGRKAAQKVAAEQGLVKVISSVHDAAEGESKSGGEDQNVGAQSLEGAASATSTALVYAEKLQKYNYSKKQTAKKILQHKAEDKAVQKSDSNPQSKARQKSQIKKEIQRKNQQRSAKEAANQVGDISKKFVDKAEDLTGKLAEFIEEHFQEVATILIVFVLILLVASMFSSCGAAFNGTSHVGITTSYTADDEDIYAVEDDYREMEEELQDTIDDIEHDYPDYDDYQYNLDNIAHNPYQLAAVLTVIFEQYKEDEVQDTIEDIFERQYELTLTPVTETREREVTGTRWVDDDSHPDGGYEEEYTYTEEYEYKILKVNLVNHTLDTVIRELGLSSDQLARYDVLLETYGNKKYLFDDDIYSIVDPGRYEDYDIPPEALTDTRFANMIREAERYLGYPYVWGGSKPSTSFDCSGFVCWVINHCGNGWNVGRTTANGLLGRCTRVPVSEARPGDLIFFKGTYDVKGASHVGIYVGDGMMLHCGNPIQYTSVNTNYWRKHFYTYGRING
- a CDS encoding DUF4366 domain-containing protein; amino-acid sequence: MKTKINKLCLRAVAGAAALFVGMTPIPVFANAPKCICEERCTEDHINEECPVCSKDYNDCEGAVPEIVPEETPVEEYGPLTPDGNMELVDDYGTLECGGKQFITVVTKSGHYFYIIIDRDDDGNENVHFLNMVDERDLLTLMEDEEVEEYMASISEKEPEPAPEPEPDPEPTPEPEPVKKDYTLLLVTLPIMGIGIIFGYFALKKKKQQPKDEPDPDADYVDEEADYLNQISDEEDAGDDE